Proteins from a genomic interval of Euleptes europaea isolate rEulEur1 chromosome 18, rEulEur1.hap1, whole genome shotgun sequence:
- the LOC130490965 gene encoding keratin, type I cytoskeletal 14-like isoform X3 has product MTTSVRQYSSSSSSTKGPVSFGGGSCRLSSVHLGGGCRAPSGAGGLSISSSRYVSGMGSCLGGGYGANYSSSSFGGSFGGAFGGGFLVGGGDGLLSGGEKETMQNLNDRLATYLDKVRALEEANTELEVKIREWYKKQGPGPDRDYSPYFRTIEDLRSKILAASVQNASILLQIDNAKLTADDFRTKYENEATLRMNVESDINGLRRVLDELTLSRSDLEMQLENLQEELGYLRKNHEEEMTVLRTQLGGEITVEMDAAPGVDLTKILSDMREQYEGLAEKNRKDAEHWFFTKTEELNREVSTNTELLQNSRTEITELRRTIQGLEIDLQAQLSMKAALEGTLAETESRYSTQLNQIQVLITSVEEQLGELRCDMERQNHEYRILLDVKTRLEQEITTYRRLLEGEEAHLPSAQKDISSQFSYGRQASSTTRQVRTIVEEVQDGRVVSSHEKLHVSGH; this is encoded by the exons ATGACCACCTCCGTTAGGCaatactcctcttcttcttcctccaccaaGGGGCCTGTGAGTTTTGGCGGgggctcctgtcggctttcctcTGTGCATCTCGGAGGGGGGTGCAGAGCCCCGAGCGGAGCCGGCGGCCTCTCCATCTCTTCTTCCCGCTATGTCTCTGGGATGGGCAGCTGCCTCGGCGGTGGCTATGGGGCcaactacagcagcagcagctttgggGGCAGCTTTGGCGGAGCTTTCGGGGGCGGCTTCCTAGTTGGTGGCGGGGACGGCCTCCTGTCCGGGGGCGAGAAGGAGACCATGCAGAACCTGAACGACCGCCTGGCCACCTACCTGGACAAGGTGCGTGCCCTGGAAGAGGCCAACACCGAGCTAGAGGTGAAGATCAGAGAGTGGTACAAGAAGCAGGGACCTGGCCCGGACCGTGACTACAGCCCGTACTTCAGGACCATCGAAGACCTGCGCAGCAAG ATTCTCGCTGCCAGCGTTCAGAATGCCAGCATCCTCCTGCAGATTGACAATGCTAAACTGACCGCTGACGACTTCCGAACCAA GTATGAGAACGAGGCGACGCTGCGCATGAATGTGGAATCAGACATCAATGGTCTGCGCAGAGTCTTAGATGAACTCACCCTGTCcaggtctgatctggagatgcaGCTGGAAAATCTGCAGGAAGAGCTGGGCTACCTGAGGAAGAACCATGAGGAG GAAATGACTGTACTCCGAACCCAGCTGGGTGGAGAAATCACCGTGGAAATGGATGCTGCTCCTGGAGTGGACTTGACCAAGATCCTGTCGGATATGCGTGAACAGTACGAGGGCTTGGCGGAGAAGAACCGCAAAGATGCCGAGCACTGGTTCTTCACCAAG ACCGAAGAGCTGAACCGCGAAGTTTCCACCAACACCGAACTATTGCAGAACAGCAGGACGGAGATCACAGAACTGAGGCGCACCATTCAAGGCTTGGAAATCGATCTCCAAGCCCAACTCAGCATG AAAGCGGCATTGGAGGGCACCCTGGCCGAGACGGAATCCCGGTACAGCACCCAGCTCAACCAGATCCAAGTCCTGATCACCAGTGTGGAGGAGCAGCTGGGGGAACTGAGGTGCGACATGGAGCGCCAGAACCATGAGTACAGGATCCTCCTGGACGTCAAGACCCGCCTGGAGCAGGAGATCACCACCTACCGTCGCCTGCTGGAGGGAGAGGAAGCCCA ccttccttctgctcagaaaga CATTTCATCCCAATTCTCATATGGCAGGCAAG CATCCTCAACCACTCGCCAAGTCCGCACAATCGTCGAGGAGGTCCAAGATGGACGGGTGGTCTCAAGCCACGAAAAGCTCCACGTCTCGGGCCATTAA
- the LOC130490965 gene encoding keratin, type I cytoskeletal 14-like isoform X4, producing MTTSVRQYSSSSSSTKGPVSFGGGSCRLSSVHLGGGCRAPSGAGGLSISSSRYVSGMGSCLGGGYGANYSSSSFGGSFGGAFGGGFLVGGGDGLLSGGEKETMQNLNDRLATYLDKVRALEEANTELEVKIREWYKKQGPGPDRDYSPYFRTIEDLRSKILAASVQNASILLQIDNAKLTADDFRTKYENEATLRMNVESDINGLRRVLDELTLSRSDLEMQLENLQEELGYLRKNHEEEMTVLRTQLGGEITVEMDAAPGVDLTKILSDMREQYEGLAEKNRKDAEHWFFTKTEELNREVSTNTELLQNSRTEITELRRTIQGLEIDLQAQLSMKAALEGTLAETESRYSTQLNQIQVLITSVEEQLGELRCDMERQNHEYRILLDVKTRLEQEITTYRRLLEGEEAHISSQFSYGRQASSTTRQVRTIVEEVQDGRVVSSHEKLHVSGH from the exons ATGACCACCTCCGTTAGGCaatactcctcttcttcttcctccaccaaGGGGCCTGTGAGTTTTGGCGGgggctcctgtcggctttcctcTGTGCATCTCGGAGGGGGGTGCAGAGCCCCGAGCGGAGCCGGCGGCCTCTCCATCTCTTCTTCCCGCTATGTCTCTGGGATGGGCAGCTGCCTCGGCGGTGGCTATGGGGCcaactacagcagcagcagctttgggGGCAGCTTTGGCGGAGCTTTCGGGGGCGGCTTCCTAGTTGGTGGCGGGGACGGCCTCCTGTCCGGGGGCGAGAAGGAGACCATGCAGAACCTGAACGACCGCCTGGCCACCTACCTGGACAAGGTGCGTGCCCTGGAAGAGGCCAACACCGAGCTAGAGGTGAAGATCAGAGAGTGGTACAAGAAGCAGGGACCTGGCCCGGACCGTGACTACAGCCCGTACTTCAGGACCATCGAAGACCTGCGCAGCAAG ATTCTCGCTGCCAGCGTTCAGAATGCCAGCATCCTCCTGCAGATTGACAATGCTAAACTGACCGCTGACGACTTCCGAACCAA GTATGAGAACGAGGCGACGCTGCGCATGAATGTGGAATCAGACATCAATGGTCTGCGCAGAGTCTTAGATGAACTCACCCTGTCcaggtctgatctggagatgcaGCTGGAAAATCTGCAGGAAGAGCTGGGCTACCTGAGGAAGAACCATGAGGAG GAAATGACTGTACTCCGAACCCAGCTGGGTGGAGAAATCACCGTGGAAATGGATGCTGCTCCTGGAGTGGACTTGACCAAGATCCTGTCGGATATGCGTGAACAGTACGAGGGCTTGGCGGAGAAGAACCGCAAAGATGCCGAGCACTGGTTCTTCACCAAG ACCGAAGAGCTGAACCGCGAAGTTTCCACCAACACCGAACTATTGCAGAACAGCAGGACGGAGATCACAGAACTGAGGCGCACCATTCAAGGCTTGGAAATCGATCTCCAAGCCCAACTCAGCATG AAAGCGGCATTGGAGGGCACCCTGGCCGAGACGGAATCCCGGTACAGCACCCAGCTCAACCAGATCCAAGTCCTGATCACCAGTGTGGAGGAGCAGCTGGGGGAACTGAGGTGCGACATGGAGCGCCAGAACCATGAGTACAGGATCCTCCTGGACGTCAAGACCCGCCTGGAGCAGGAGATCACCACCTACCGTCGCCTGCTGGAGGGAGAGGAAGCCCA CATTTCATCCCAATTCTCATATGGCAGGCAAG CATCCTCAACCACTCGCCAAGTCCGCACAATCGTCGAGGAGGTCCAAGATGGACGGGTGGTCTCAAGCCACGAAAAGCTCCACGTCTCGGGCCATTAA
- the LOC130490965 gene encoding keratin, type I cytoskeletal 14-like isoform X2, with product MTTSVRQYSSSSSSTKGPVSFGGGSCRLSSVHLGGGCRAPSGAGGLSISSSRYVSGMGSCLGGGYGANYSSSSFGGSFGGAFGGGFLVGGGDGLLSGGEKETMQNLNDRLATYLDKVRALEEANTELEVKIREWYKKQGPGPDRDYSPYFRTIEDLRSKILAASVQNASILLQIDNAKLTADDFRTKYENEATLRMNVESDINGLRRVLDELTLSRSDLEMQLENLQEELGYLRKNHEEEMTVLRTQLGGEITVEMDAAPGVDLTKILSDMREQYEGLAEKNRKDAEHWFFTKTEELNREVSTNTELLQNSRTEITELRRTIQGLEIDLQAQLSMKAALEGTLAETESRYSTQLNQIQVLITSVEEQLGELRCDMERQNHEYRILLDVKTRLEQEITTYRRLLEGEEAHISSQFSYGRQGKDLLDFSSSTTRQVRTIVEEVQDGRVVSSHEKLHVSGH from the exons ATGACCACCTCCGTTAGGCaatactcctcttcttcttcctccaccaaGGGGCCTGTGAGTTTTGGCGGgggctcctgtcggctttcctcTGTGCATCTCGGAGGGGGGTGCAGAGCCCCGAGCGGAGCCGGCGGCCTCTCCATCTCTTCTTCCCGCTATGTCTCTGGGATGGGCAGCTGCCTCGGCGGTGGCTATGGGGCcaactacagcagcagcagctttgggGGCAGCTTTGGCGGAGCTTTCGGGGGCGGCTTCCTAGTTGGTGGCGGGGACGGCCTCCTGTCCGGGGGCGAGAAGGAGACCATGCAGAACCTGAACGACCGCCTGGCCACCTACCTGGACAAGGTGCGTGCCCTGGAAGAGGCCAACACCGAGCTAGAGGTGAAGATCAGAGAGTGGTACAAGAAGCAGGGACCTGGCCCGGACCGTGACTACAGCCCGTACTTCAGGACCATCGAAGACCTGCGCAGCAAG ATTCTCGCTGCCAGCGTTCAGAATGCCAGCATCCTCCTGCAGATTGACAATGCTAAACTGACCGCTGACGACTTCCGAACCAA GTATGAGAACGAGGCGACGCTGCGCATGAATGTGGAATCAGACATCAATGGTCTGCGCAGAGTCTTAGATGAACTCACCCTGTCcaggtctgatctggagatgcaGCTGGAAAATCTGCAGGAAGAGCTGGGCTACCTGAGGAAGAACCATGAGGAG GAAATGACTGTACTCCGAACCCAGCTGGGTGGAGAAATCACCGTGGAAATGGATGCTGCTCCTGGAGTGGACTTGACCAAGATCCTGTCGGATATGCGTGAACAGTACGAGGGCTTGGCGGAGAAGAACCGCAAAGATGCCGAGCACTGGTTCTTCACCAAG ACCGAAGAGCTGAACCGCGAAGTTTCCACCAACACCGAACTATTGCAGAACAGCAGGACGGAGATCACAGAACTGAGGCGCACCATTCAAGGCTTGGAAATCGATCTCCAAGCCCAACTCAGCATG AAAGCGGCATTGGAGGGCACCCTGGCCGAGACGGAATCCCGGTACAGCACCCAGCTCAACCAGATCCAAGTCCTGATCACCAGTGTGGAGGAGCAGCTGGGGGAACTGAGGTGCGACATGGAGCGCCAGAACCATGAGTACAGGATCCTCCTGGACGTCAAGACCCGCCTGGAGCAGGAGATCACCACCTACCGTCGCCTGCTGGAGGGAGAGGAAGCCCA CATTTCATCCCAATTCTCATATGGCAGGCAAGGTAAGGATCTCCTAGATTTTT CATCCTCAACCACTCGCCAAGTCCGCACAATCGTCGAGGAGGTCCAAGATGGACGGGTGGTCTCAAGCCACGAAAAGCTCCACGTCTCGGGCCATTAA
- the LOC130490965 gene encoding keratin, type I cytoskeletal 14-like isoform X5: MTTSVRQYSSSSSSTKGPVSFGGGSCRLSSVHLGGGCRAPSGAGGLSISSSRYVSGMGSCLGGGYGANYSSSSFGGSFGGAFGGGFLVGGGDGLLSGGEKETMQNLNDRLATYLDKVRALEEANTELEVKIREWYKKQGPGPDRDYSPYFRTIEDLRSKILAASVQNASILLQIDNAKLTADDFRTKYENEATLRMNVESDINGLRRVLDELTLSRSDLEMQLENLQEELGYLRKNHEEEMTVLRTQLGGEITVEMDAAPGVDLTKILSDMREQYEGLAEKNRKDAEHWFFTKTEELNREVSTNTELLQNSRTEITELRRTIQGLEIDLQAQLSMKAALEGTLAETESRYSTQLNQIQVLITSVEEQLGELRCDMERQNHEYRILLDVKTRLEQEITTYRRLLEGEEAHISSQFSYASSTTRQVRTIVEEVQDGRVVSSHEKLHVSGH; the protein is encoded by the exons ATGACCACCTCCGTTAGGCaatactcctcttcttcttcctccaccaaGGGGCCTGTGAGTTTTGGCGGgggctcctgtcggctttcctcTGTGCATCTCGGAGGGGGGTGCAGAGCCCCGAGCGGAGCCGGCGGCCTCTCCATCTCTTCTTCCCGCTATGTCTCTGGGATGGGCAGCTGCCTCGGCGGTGGCTATGGGGCcaactacagcagcagcagctttgggGGCAGCTTTGGCGGAGCTTTCGGGGGCGGCTTCCTAGTTGGTGGCGGGGACGGCCTCCTGTCCGGGGGCGAGAAGGAGACCATGCAGAACCTGAACGACCGCCTGGCCACCTACCTGGACAAGGTGCGTGCCCTGGAAGAGGCCAACACCGAGCTAGAGGTGAAGATCAGAGAGTGGTACAAGAAGCAGGGACCTGGCCCGGACCGTGACTACAGCCCGTACTTCAGGACCATCGAAGACCTGCGCAGCAAG ATTCTCGCTGCCAGCGTTCAGAATGCCAGCATCCTCCTGCAGATTGACAATGCTAAACTGACCGCTGACGACTTCCGAACCAA GTATGAGAACGAGGCGACGCTGCGCATGAATGTGGAATCAGACATCAATGGTCTGCGCAGAGTCTTAGATGAACTCACCCTGTCcaggtctgatctggagatgcaGCTGGAAAATCTGCAGGAAGAGCTGGGCTACCTGAGGAAGAACCATGAGGAG GAAATGACTGTACTCCGAACCCAGCTGGGTGGAGAAATCACCGTGGAAATGGATGCTGCTCCTGGAGTGGACTTGACCAAGATCCTGTCGGATATGCGTGAACAGTACGAGGGCTTGGCGGAGAAGAACCGCAAAGATGCCGAGCACTGGTTCTTCACCAAG ACCGAAGAGCTGAACCGCGAAGTTTCCACCAACACCGAACTATTGCAGAACAGCAGGACGGAGATCACAGAACTGAGGCGCACCATTCAAGGCTTGGAAATCGATCTCCAAGCCCAACTCAGCATG AAAGCGGCATTGGAGGGCACCCTGGCCGAGACGGAATCCCGGTACAGCACCCAGCTCAACCAGATCCAAGTCCTGATCACCAGTGTGGAGGAGCAGCTGGGGGAACTGAGGTGCGACATGGAGCGCCAGAACCATGAGTACAGGATCCTCCTGGACGTCAAGACCCGCCTGGAGCAGGAGATCACCACCTACCGTCGCCTGCTGGAGGGAGAGGAAGCCCA CATTTCATCCCAATTCTCATATG CATCCTCAACCACTCGCCAAGTCCGCACAATCGTCGAGGAGGTCCAAGATGGACGGGTGGTCTCAAGCCACGAAAAGCTCCACGTCTCGGGCCATTAA
- the LOC130490965 gene encoding keratin, type I cytoskeletal 42-like isoform X1 — protein sequence MTTSVRQYSSSSSSTKGPVSFGGGSCRLSSVHLGGGCRAPSGAGGLSISSSRYVSGMGSCLGGGYGANYSSSSFGGSFGGAFGGGFLVGGGDGLLSGGEKETMQNLNDRLATYLDKVRALEEANTELEVKIREWYKKQGPGPDRDYSPYFRTIEDLRSKILAASVQNASILLQIDNAKLTADDFRTKYENEATLRMNVESDINGLRRVLDELTLSRSDLEMQLENLQEELGYLRKNHEEEMTVLRTQLGGEITVEMDAAPGVDLTKILSDMREQYEGLAEKNRKDAEHWFFTKTEELNREVSTNTELLQNSRTEITELRRTIQGLEIDLQAQLSMKAALEGTLAETESRYSTQLNQIQVLITSVEEQLGELRCDMERQNHEYRILLDVKTRLEQEITTYRRLLEGEEVNATSLFLFGFSANATFPFFSPFVASSTTRQVRTIVEEVQDGRVVSSHEKLHVSGH from the exons ATGACCACCTCCGTTAGGCaatactcctcttcttcttcctccaccaaGGGGCCTGTGAGTTTTGGCGGgggctcctgtcggctttcctcTGTGCATCTCGGAGGGGGGTGCAGAGCCCCGAGCGGAGCCGGCGGCCTCTCCATCTCTTCTTCCCGCTATGTCTCTGGGATGGGCAGCTGCCTCGGCGGTGGCTATGGGGCcaactacagcagcagcagctttgggGGCAGCTTTGGCGGAGCTTTCGGGGGCGGCTTCCTAGTTGGTGGCGGGGACGGCCTCCTGTCCGGGGGCGAGAAGGAGACCATGCAGAACCTGAACGACCGCCTGGCCACCTACCTGGACAAGGTGCGTGCCCTGGAAGAGGCCAACACCGAGCTAGAGGTGAAGATCAGAGAGTGGTACAAGAAGCAGGGACCTGGCCCGGACCGTGACTACAGCCCGTACTTCAGGACCATCGAAGACCTGCGCAGCAAG ATTCTCGCTGCCAGCGTTCAGAATGCCAGCATCCTCCTGCAGATTGACAATGCTAAACTGACCGCTGACGACTTCCGAACCAA GTATGAGAACGAGGCGACGCTGCGCATGAATGTGGAATCAGACATCAATGGTCTGCGCAGAGTCTTAGATGAACTCACCCTGTCcaggtctgatctggagatgcaGCTGGAAAATCTGCAGGAAGAGCTGGGCTACCTGAGGAAGAACCATGAGGAG GAAATGACTGTACTCCGAACCCAGCTGGGTGGAGAAATCACCGTGGAAATGGATGCTGCTCCTGGAGTGGACTTGACCAAGATCCTGTCGGATATGCGTGAACAGTACGAGGGCTTGGCGGAGAAGAACCGCAAAGATGCCGAGCACTGGTTCTTCACCAAG ACCGAAGAGCTGAACCGCGAAGTTTCCACCAACACCGAACTATTGCAGAACAGCAGGACGGAGATCACAGAACTGAGGCGCACCATTCAAGGCTTGGAAATCGATCTCCAAGCCCAACTCAGCATG AAAGCGGCATTGGAGGGCACCCTGGCCGAGACGGAATCCCGGTACAGCACCCAGCTCAACCAGATCCAAGTCCTGATCACCAGTGTGGAGGAGCAGCTGGGGGAACTGAGGTGCGACATGGAGCGCCAGAACCATGAGTACAGGATCCTCCTGGACGTCAAGACCCGCCTGGAGCAGGAGATCACCACCTACCGTCGCCTGCTGGAGGGAGAGGAA GTCAATGCTACGTCACTTTTTCTCTTTGGCTTTTCTGCAAATGCCACCTTCCCATTCTTCTCTCCCTTTGTAGCATCCTCAACCACTCGCCAAGTCCGCACAATCGTCGAGGAGGTCCAAGATGGACGGGTGGTCTCAAGCCACGAAAAGCTCCACGTCTCGGGCCATTAA